From the genome of Impatiens glandulifera chromosome 9, dImpGla2.1, whole genome shotgun sequence, one region includes:
- the LOC124914511 gene encoding uncharacterized protein LOC124914511, whose translation MAVSLAHLPLWLWGGGGKRKGGKGIDPVPNGSSSTEWGLGLRDLDNVRFPLVKGSKMASPSTRKMKRKWKSREERRRIGNDSDVVLVPSDGGCLSGSESDDSDWSIGWLEPHAPDFQNDDEADNSFAVLVPCYRHAEIKELEPRSDNHHHHHQLQHQFLDGINFLNTEYTDGKKHVEDWISSLQSY comes from the exons ATGGCTGTTTCTCTAGCTCATCTTCCTTTGTGGCTGTGGGGAGGTGGTGGTAAGAGGAAGGGGGGAAAGGGGATTGATCCTGTTCCAAATGGGTCCTCTTCAACTGAATGGGGTTTAGGTTTAAGGGacctggataatgttagatttcCTTTAGTAAAGGGTTCTAAAATGGCTTCCCCGAGTACTAGGAAGATGAAGAGGAAATGGAAAAGCAGAGAAGAGAGGAGGAGGATTGGGAATGATAGTGATGTTGTATTGGTGCCATCGGATGGAGGATGTTTGTCTGGTTCTGAATCCGATGATTCTGACTGGTCAATTGGGTGGCTTGAACCTCATGCCCCTGATTTCCAGAATGATGATGAGGCAGACAACAGTTTTGCAGTGTTGGTTCCTTGTTATAGGCATGCTGAGATCAAGGAATTGGAGCCAAGGTCAGATAATCACCATCACCATCATCAGCTGCAGCATCAGTTCTTGGATGGAATTAATTTTCTCAATACTGAGTATACTG ATGGGAAAAAACATGTGGAGGATTGGATTTCATCTCTTCAAAGCTACTGA